The following are encoded in a window of Rhodothermaceae bacterium genomic DNA:
- a CDS encoding 5-methyltetrahydrofolate--homocysteine methyltransferase, translated as MTNRQGRIDQLYLAVKQRILLLDGCWGAMFQRMGLEEEDYRGARFSEEEYPVHMKGNNDILCLTRPEYVTELHDAYFAAGADISETNTFSATTIVQDDYALDLRSVVDINYQGAKLARASADKWTKKEPQKPRFVAGSIGPLNKMLSMSADVNDPGAREVTFDQVYQAYREQIEALNRGGVHLYLIETVTDTLNCKAAIKAIVDLEAEGLEKLPVWISGTITDRSGRTLSGQTVEAFWHSIRHVKPFAVGFNCALGADLMRPHIAAMSRVADTWVAAYPNAGLPNEMGQYEESPQETADEVGKWAQDGIVNILGGCCGTTPEHICAIAEAIEGLQPRIPVGSRDTLRLAGLESFELAN; from the coding sequence ATGACCAATCGCCAAGGCCGTATTGATCAGCTCTACTTAGCTGTCAAGCAGCGCATATTGCTACTTGATGGTTGTTGGGGTGCGATGTTTCAAAGAATGGGGCTTGAAGAAGAGGATTATCGCGGGGCACGGTTCTCTGAGGAAGAATACCCGGTTCATATGAAGGGCAATAATGATATTCTATGCTTAACACGACCAGAGTATGTGACAGAATTGCATGACGCCTATTTTGCGGCCGGGGCGGATATCTCAGAGACGAATACCTTCTCCGCGACAACGATCGTACAGGATGATTACGCACTTGATCTCCGGTCAGTCGTTGATATCAATTACCAAGGTGCAAAACTTGCCCGCGCATCGGCAGATAAGTGGACAAAAAAAGAGCCGCAGAAGCCACGCTTCGTCGCAGGCTCCATTGGGCCGCTGAACAAGATGCTCTCCATGAGCGCAGATGTCAATGATCCTGGCGCACGGGAAGTAACATTTGACCAGGTCTACCAAGCGTATCGTGAGCAAATCGAAGCTCTGAATAGAGGCGGAGTACATCTCTATTTGATCGAGACGGTCACCGATACACTAAACTGCAAGGCAGCAATCAAAGCGATCGTTGATCTCGAGGCAGAAGGCCTTGAAAAGCTACCGGTTTGGATTTCCGGGACTATTACAGACCGGTCGGGGCGCACCCTGTCAGGTCAAACAGTTGAAGCATTTTGGCATTCGATACGCCACGTAAAACCATTTGCGGTGGGGTTCAATTGTGCACTTGGTGCCGATCTAATGCGTCCGCATATTGCCGCTATGTCCCGTGTTGCAGATACCTGGGTTGCCGCGTATCCGAATGCTGGGCTGCCCAACGAGATGGGACAGTATGAGGAGTCACCACAGGAGACCGCAGACGAAGTCGGTAAATGGGCTCAGGATGGCATCGTGAATATCCTCGGGGGATGTTGTGGCACTACTCCAGAGCATATTTGTGCAATCGCGGAGGCAATAGAGGGTTTGCAGCCACGAATTCCAGTCGGAAGTAGGGATACGTTACGACTTGCGGGCTTGGAATCTTTTGAATTGGCGAATTAA
- the metF gene encoding methylenetetrahydrofolate reductase [NAD(P)H] codes for MLQWAEAAGFSVQVKKFDPPASLDQGISVLIWTATWHASPPGGYSVNQLAAAEQQSKPAPNVSFEFFPPKTDKMEAKLWESVARLTPMAPRFVSVTYGAGGTTRNRTQRIVTKIAQDTPLLPAAHLTCVSATKEEVLQVAVDLWRAGIRHLVALRGDPPEGIGEKFEQHPGGFRNSIELIEGIRAHDAVPDARFEISVSCYPEQHPHSRGWDRDIAFLRAKQDAGADRAITQFFFEPAVYFAFLDRARAGGVTMPIVPGIMLQPNFKGMKRIADLCQVNLPDWLHELYEGTDEDTVTCEFITANVAAELCHKLSEQGVNEFHFYTLNRASLALSTCRLLGLKPQAVV; via the coding sequence ATGCTGCAATGGGCGGAAGCAGCCGGGTTTTCCGTACAGGTGAAGAAATTTGACCCACCCGCCTCACTTGATCAGGGCATCAGCGTTCTCATTTGGACGGCGACTTGGCATGCCAGTCCACCAGGAGGCTACAGCGTGAATCAACTCGCCGCTGCGGAGCAGCAATCGAAACCAGCTCCCAACGTCTCATTCGAGTTCTTTCCACCGAAAACGGACAAGATGGAGGCCAAGCTCTGGGAATCGGTTGCACGCCTGACACCAATGGCACCGCGTTTTGTGTCTGTAACCTACGGAGCTGGTGGCACTACACGAAATCGAACGCAAAGGATTGTCACCAAAATTGCACAGGACACTCCGCTCTTGCCGGCCGCGCATCTGACCTGTGTGAGCGCAACCAAGGAAGAAGTTTTACAGGTCGCAGTCGATTTATGGCGAGCGGGCATACGTCACCTGGTGGCACTGCGAGGCGATCCTCCCGAAGGCATCGGCGAAAAATTTGAGCAACATCCAGGTGGTTTTCGCAATAGCATCGAATTGATTGAGGGGATTCGAGCACATGACGCTGTGCCTGATGCCAGATTTGAAATCAGCGTTTCCTGCTATCCAGAGCAACATCCGCATAGTCGAGGCTGGGACCGGGATATCGCATTTTTAAGAGCCAAACAGGATGCTGGTGCTGACCGCGCGATTACACAATTTTTCTTTGAGCCGGCGGTCTACTTTGCCTTTCTTGACCGTGCACGGGCAGGTGGGGTTACCATGCCGATTGTACCCGGGATCATGCTGCAACCGAACTTCAAAGGCATGAAACGTATTGCAGATCTCTGCCAGGTCAATTTACCAGACTGGCTGCATGAGCTTTACGAGGGGACTGATGAAGATACGGTGACGTGTGAATTCATCACGGCGAATGTAGCCGCCGAACTCTGCCACAAGCTATCAGAGCAAGGCGTGAATGAGTTTCATTTCTATACGCTTAATCGCGCGAGCTTGGCACTGTCTACCTGTCGATTACTTGGATTGAAGCCGCAGGCGGTGGTGTAA
- the metH gene encoding methionine synthase: protein MSTAAQTFVNIGERTNVTGSAKFRRLIVSGDYATAVEVARQQVESGAQIIDVNMDEGMLDGVKAMQTFLNLIAAEPDIARVPIMIDSSKWEVIEAGLKCVQGKAVVNSISLKEGEDQFRERAHACLSYGAAVIVMAFDEVGQADTASRKIEICQRAFKILTEEVGFPAEDIIFDPNIFAVATGIPEHNNYAVDFIEAARVIRRTCLGCHISGGLSNVSFSFRGNEPVRRAMHSVFLYHAIPAGMNMGIVNAGQLDIYDEIEPTLRELVEDVILNRNEGATEALVDYAEQFRGQKGKSVQKDMSWRKLPVEKRLEYALVNGITEFIVEDTEEARAEADRPLHVIEGPLMDGMNVVGDLFGSGRMFLPQVVKSARVMKAAVAYLDPFMQADKEKLGVVDASNGKILMATVKGDVHDIGKNIVGVVLACNGYEVVDMGVMVPCENILNKAKEEQVDIIGLSGLITPSLDEMVYVAGEMQRLGMKQPLLIGGATTSPVHTAVKIDPARSNGPSIHVTDASRAIGTVSSLFSDDERPLFVETIKAKYQRMRDRRVGGPPKPRYSIQVARSHAHKLQTPAPQVPSYKGTKVFEDFDLSQLARYIDWTPYFVTWNLAGRYPKILEHETKGKAARDLWRDTQVMLQQIMDQGWFKPKAVVGFWEASRDGDDIKLNTGETFFTLRQQMIKDNGRANFALSDFIAEVGDHVGAFAVTSGTEAEQIAKMFEADSDDYSAIMIKSLADRFAEALAEYMHERVRKELWGYAADENYDNEALIKEAYSGIRPAPGYPCQPDHTEKETIFRLLDANRIGMELTTSCAMIPAASVSGLYIAHPESTYFAVGRIDRDQVEDYARRKGMQVREVERWLGPILNYDPAEVEAVAG from the coding sequence ATGAGTACAGCTGCCCAGACATTTGTAAACATTGGTGAGCGGACCAATGTGACCGGTTCCGCCAAGTTCCGGAGACTGATCGTGAGTGGCGATTATGCGACCGCCGTAGAAGTTGCACGACAGCAGGTCGAAAGCGGTGCACAGATCATTGATGTAAATATGGATGAGGGGATGCTTGATGGTGTCAAAGCCATGCAAACCTTCCTCAACCTGATTGCCGCCGAGCCCGACATTGCCCGGGTGCCAATCATGATTGACAGCTCAAAGTGGGAAGTGATCGAGGCAGGTCTCAAATGTGTCCAAGGCAAGGCCGTGGTCAATTCAATCTCACTGAAGGAAGGAGAGGATCAGTTTCGAGAGCGAGCACATGCATGTCTGTCTTACGGCGCAGCAGTCATCGTGATGGCGTTTGATGAGGTGGGTCAGGCGGACACTGCATCACGCAAGATTGAGATTTGTCAGCGGGCATTCAAGATTCTTACCGAAGAAGTTGGTTTCCCCGCCGAAGACATAATTTTTGACCCAAACATTTTTGCCGTTGCCACGGGAATTCCAGAACACAATAATTATGCAGTTGATTTTATTGAGGCAGCACGGGTCATCCGTAGGACATGCCTTGGCTGTCATATCTCGGGTGGGCTCTCGAATGTATCCTTCAGTTTCCGTGGCAATGAGCCAGTGCGTCGGGCGATGCATTCCGTCTTTTTGTATCACGCGATCCCTGCCGGGATGAACATGGGAATTGTGAATGCTGGTCAACTGGATATCTATGACGAGATTGAACCGACACTGCGAGAACTGGTCGAAGATGTGATCCTCAACCGTAATGAGGGCGCGACAGAGGCGCTCGTTGATTACGCCGAGCAGTTCCGTGGTCAAAAAGGAAAGTCGGTACAAAAAGATATGTCTTGGCGCAAACTCCCTGTGGAGAAGCGGCTTGAATATGCACTTGTAAATGGAATCACCGAATTTATTGTCGAGGATACGGAGGAGGCCAGAGCTGAGGCGGACCGCCCGTTGCATGTTATTGAAGGCCCGCTCATGGATGGCATGAACGTGGTGGGTGACCTGTTTGGGTCCGGTAGAATGTTCTTGCCGCAAGTTGTGAAGTCTGCCCGTGTCATGAAAGCGGCTGTAGCTTATCTCGACCCGTTCATGCAGGCCGATAAAGAAAAGCTAGGAGTCGTTGACGCTTCGAATGGCAAAATCCTGATGGCCACCGTCAAAGGTGATGTACACGATATCGGGAAGAATATTGTCGGTGTAGTGCTTGCGTGCAACGGCTATGAGGTTGTTGATATGGGCGTTATGGTGCCGTGTGAGAATATTCTCAACAAAGCCAAAGAAGAACAGGTTGATATTATTGGTCTCTCTGGACTCATCACACCAAGTCTGGACGAAATGGTCTATGTAGCAGGCGAAATGCAGCGTCTTGGCATGAAACAGCCTCTGTTGATCGGAGGGGCAACTACCTCTCCAGTGCATACAGCCGTGAAAATCGACCCGGCCCGCAGCAATGGCCCATCTATTCACGTTACCGATGCAAGCCGTGCGATTGGGACTGTCTCCTCATTGTTCTCCGATGATGAGCGCCCACTTTTTGTTGAGACCATAAAGGCCAAGTATCAGCGAATGCGTGACCGCCGAGTGGGTGGTCCACCAAAGCCACGCTATTCGATTCAAGTAGCACGTAGCCACGCGCACAAGCTGCAGACTCCGGCTCCTCAAGTCCCGAGTTATAAAGGCACCAAAGTTTTTGAGGACTTTGATCTGTCACAGCTCGCTCGCTACATTGACTGGACCCCATATTTCGTAACCTGGAACCTAGCTGGACGATATCCAAAAATCCTGGAACACGAGACGAAAGGTAAAGCGGCGCGTGACCTTTGGCGCGATACCCAGGTGATGCTGCAACAAATCATGGATCAGGGTTGGTTCAAGCCGAAAGCTGTTGTTGGTTTTTGGGAGGCTTCCCGGGACGGTGACGATATCAAGCTCAATACTGGCGAAACGTTCTTTACACTTCGTCAGCAAATGATAAAAGACAATGGCCGAGCCAATTTTGCTCTGTCTGACTTCATTGCAGAGGTGGGTGATCATGTTGGGGCCTTCGCGGTCACTTCCGGAACCGAGGCGGAGCAGATTGCCAAAATGTTTGAGGCCGATTCCGATGACTATTCAGCGATCATGATCAAGTCCCTTGCTGATCGATTTGCAGAAGCTCTGGCGGAGTATATGCATGAGCGTGTCCGGAAGGAGCTTTGGGGATATGCGGCGGATGAAAACTATGACAATGAAGCCTTAATCAAAGAGGCTTACTCTGGTATTCGACCGGCGCCGGGTTATCCCTGCCAGCCCGACCATACGGAGAAGGAGACGATTTTTCGCTTGCTTGACGCGAATCGCATTGGGATGGAATTGACCACTAGCTGTGCAATGATCCCCGCTGCCTCTGTTTCTGGATTGTACATTGCGCATCCAGAAAGCACTTATTTCGCCGTTGGCCGGATTGATCGGGATCAGGTTGAGGACTATGCTCGCCGCAAAGGGATGCAGGTGCGTGAGGTGGAGCGCTGGTTAGGGCCGATTTTGAACTATGATCCAGCAGAAGTCGAAGCAGTAGCAGGGTGA